Proteins co-encoded in one Arachis stenosperma cultivar V10309 chromosome 7, arast.V10309.gnm1.PFL2, whole genome shotgun sequence genomic window:
- the LOC130942204 gene encoding cyanate hydratase-like, producing the protein MEDNSKASVVKKLQAVKQKNGKSYSQLAEETGLTNVYVAQLLKRQAQLKPQTAPKLRAALPDLTDDLLEEMMRPPLRSYDPHLIQEPTVYRLNEAVMHFGESIKEIINEEFGDGIMSAIDFYCSVDKVKGVDGKDRVVVTFDGKYLPYSEQKSEHMVSRQTPHRN; encoded by the exons ATGGAGGATAATAGCAAAGCGAGCGTAGTGAAAAAGCTCCAAGCTGTGAAGCAGAAGAACGGCAAGTCGTACAGTCAGTTAGCGGAGGAAACCGGACTGACCAACGTCTATGTTGCCCAGCTCCTCAAAAGACAAGCTCAGCTCAAACCCCAAACTGCCCCTAAGCTCCGGGCAGCCCTCCCTGACCTGACCGATGATCTTTTGGAAGAGATGATGAGGCCCCCCTTGAGGTCTTATGACCCTCACCTCATCCAAGAACCCACTGTATATAG GTTGAATGAAGCTGTTATGCATTTTGGGGAGAGCATTAAAGAAATAATCAATGAAGAGTTTGGCGATGGGAT cATGTCAGCAATAGATTTCTACTGCTCAGTTGACAAAGTCAAAGGAGTAGATGGGAAAGATCGTGTGGTCGTGACATTTGATGGAAAATATTTGCCATATTCGGAGCAG AAATCAGAGCACATGGTTTCAAGACAAACGCCACACAGAAATTAA